In Vibrio celticus, one genomic interval encodes:
- the phnD gene encoding phosphate/phosphite/phosphonate ABC transporter substrate-binding protein, producing MKPTKTNLTLKSAITAALIFSGSALAMDTRYEDRSGNLVADVPQDESQWVDPNTLIFAYTPVEDPAVYADVWSEFLSHLEKTTEKTVRFFPVQNNAAQIEAMRSGRLHIAGFNTGSTPLAVNCAGFAPFTMMAAEDGSFGYEMEIITYPGSGIEKVEDLKDKNLAFTSQTSNSGFKAPSAILDAEYQLQPDRDFKPAFSGAHDNSILGVAHKDYDAAAVANSVLNRMLSRDVVKEDQIKSIYKSQTFPTTAYGTAHNLTPELQEKIQKAFFTFDWEGTKLQEEFERNGEAQFVPITYKEHWEVIRTIDTANKVSYTCS from the coding sequence ATGAAACCGACAAAAACAAATCTCACGCTTAAGAGCGCTATTACTGCTGCGCTGATTTTTTCTGGTTCTGCATTAGCAATGGATACACGATACGAAGATCGCTCTGGCAACTTGGTTGCTGATGTTCCTCAAGATGAATCACAATGGGTTGACCCAAACACGCTAATTTTTGCTTATACGCCAGTTGAAGATCCTGCAGTATACGCTGATGTGTGGAGCGAGTTTTTGAGCCACCTTGAAAAAACAACGGAAAAGACGGTTCGTTTCTTCCCTGTTCAAAATAACGCTGCTCAAATTGAAGCAATGCGTTCAGGTCGCCTACATATCGCAGGTTTCAACACAGGTTCTACACCACTAGCGGTTAACTGTGCAGGCTTTGCCCCATTCACAATGATGGCTGCAGAAGATGGCTCTTTCGGTTACGAAATGGAAATCATCACTTACCCTGGTTCTGGCATTGAGAAAGTGGAAGACCTAAAAGATAAGAACCTAGCGTTCACATCACAAACGTCTAACTCTGGCTTCAAAGCACCTTCTGCTATTTTGGACGCTGAATACCAACTTCAACCTGACCGAGATTTCAAACCAGCATTCTCTGGCGCACACGACAACTCTATTTTGGGTGTGGCGCACAAAGATTACGATGCTGCAGCAGTTGCTAACTCAGTATTGAACCGCATGCTTTCACGCGATGTTGTGAAAGAAGACCAAATCAAGAGCATCTACAAATCTCAAACCTTCCCGACTACCGCTTACGGCACAGCGCACAACCTGACGCCAGAGCTGCAAGAGAAGATTCAAAAAGCGTTCTTCACTTTCGATTGGGAAGGCACAAAGCTTCAAGAAGAATTTGAACGTAACGGCGAAGCGCAGTTCGTTCCTATTACTTACAAAGAGCACTGGGAAGTGATCCGCACTATCGATACGGCAAACAAAGTCTCTTACACGTGTAGCTAA
- a CDS encoding FadR/GntR family transcriptional regulator yields MVSTFNSISGSKRSLHVQVAREIARGILSGELPQGSIIPGEMALCEQFGISRTALREAVKLLTSKGLLESRPKIGTRVVDRAYWNFLDPQLIEWMDGLTDIDQFCSQFLGLRRAIEPEACALAAKFATAEQRIELSEIFQKMVEVDDAEVFDQERWTYIDIRFHSLIFNATGNDFYLPFGNILTTMFVNFIVHSSEEGSTCINEHRRIYEAIMAGDSEKARTMSAAHLQDANHRLATAS; encoded by the coding sequence ATGGTTAGCACTTTTAATTCAATCTCGGGCTCGAAGCGCAGCCTGCACGTGCAAGTAGCGCGTGAAATCGCTCGTGGAATCTTGTCTGGTGAACTGCCACAAGGTTCTATTATTCCTGGTGAAATGGCGCTGTGTGAACAGTTTGGTATCAGCCGTACGGCACTTCGCGAAGCCGTTAAACTACTGACTTCTAAAGGTCTGTTAGAGTCCCGCCCGAAAATCGGTACTCGTGTAGTGGATCGCGCATACTGGAACTTTCTTGATCCTCAACTGATTGAATGGATGGATGGTCTAACCGACATAGACCAATTCTGTTCTCAGTTTTTAGGTCTTCGCCGTGCGATTGAACCTGAAGCGTGTGCATTAGCGGCAAAATTTGCGACTGCTGAGCAACGTATCGAGCTTTCTGAGATCTTCCAGAAGATGGTTGAAGTGGATGATGCAGAAGTGTTTGACCAAGAACGTTGGACATACATCGATATTCGTTTCCATAGCTTGATCTTTAATGCGACAGGTAACGATTTCTACCTGCCATTCGGCAATATTTTGACTACCATGTTCGTTAACTTCATCGTGCACTCTTCTGAAGAGGGCAGCACATGTATCAATGAACACCGTAGAATCTATGAAGCGATTATGGCTGGCGACAGTGAAAAAGCTCGTACAATGTCAGCGGCTCACTTGCAAGATGCTAACCACCGTTTAGCCACTGCAAGCTAA
- the phnE gene encoding phosphonate ABC transporter, permease protein PhnE: MTQPYPNQVQQHLKSGKQNSKQYPTQWTKPPLISSPWLRWSLIIIVAVYLYLATQSVHVNWTRIYEGSERGWQFILAFMNPDFGGRWNNISQGLIESLTMTLTSTVAGVLLSIPFGLGAAKNLAPTPVYLFCRAFISVARSLQEIIVAILCVALFGFGTFAGFVTLTFATIGFLAKLFADEIEAIDPAPLTAMRATGASWLQQVNYAIQAQVMPRFIGLSMYRLDINFRESAVIGIVGAGGIGATLNTAMDRYEYSAAAAILLIIIVIVMLCEYLSTIIRKHVQ, translated from the coding sequence ATGACTCAACCATATCCAAATCAAGTTCAGCAGCATTTAAAGTCAGGAAAACAGAATTCCAAACAATACCCGACACAGTGGACAAAACCGCCACTTATTTCTAGCCCATGGCTGCGCTGGAGCTTAATCATCATTGTCGCGGTTTACTTGTACCTTGCGACTCAATCGGTACACGTCAACTGGACTCGAATTTACGAAGGCAGCGAACGCGGCTGGCAGTTCATTTTGGCTTTCATGAACCCAGATTTTGGTGGCCGTTGGAACAACATCTCACAAGGTTTGATTGAAAGTTTAACCATGACCCTGACATCGACCGTGGCGGGTGTCCTTCTTTCTATCCCATTCGGATTAGGCGCAGCGAAAAACCTTGCCCCTACTCCCGTTTACCTATTCTGTCGTGCGTTTATTTCGGTTGCTCGTAGCTTACAAGAAATCATCGTAGCGATTCTGTGTGTTGCTCTATTTGGCTTTGGTACGTTTGCGGGTTTTGTCACGCTCACCTTCGCGACCATCGGCTTTCTCGCAAAACTGTTTGCCGATGAAATTGAAGCCATTGACCCAGCACCACTCACCGCAATGCGTGCAACGGGCGCAAGTTGGTTACAACAGGTGAATTACGCAATTCAAGCACAGGTGATGCCGCGCTTCATCGGACTTTCTATGTACCGACTCGACATCAACTTTCGTGAGTCAGCCGTGATTGGCATTGTTGGCGCAGGTGGTATCGGCGCAACGTTAAACACAGCAATGGACCGTTACGAATACAGCGCAGCAGCCGCTATTCTATTGATTATTATCGTGATTGTGATGTTGTGTGAATACCTATCAACCATCATCCGTAAGCATGTGCAGTAA
- a CDS encoding sodium:solute symporter family transporter, protein MELNTIIVGIYFLFLIAIGWMFRTFTSTTSDYFRGGGNMLWWMVGATAFMTQFSAWTFTGAAGKAYNDGFAVAVIFIANAFGYFMNFAYFAPKFRQLRVVTVIEAIRMRFGATNEQVFTWSSMPNSVVSAGVWLNALAIIASGIFGFDMTATIWITGLVVLAMSVTGGSWAVIASDFMQMVIIMAVTVTCAVVAVVQGGGVGEIVNNFPVAEGGSFLSGNNINYLSIFSIWAFFIFVKQFSITNNMLNSYRYLAAKDSKNAKKAALLACVLMLCGVFIWFMPSWYIAGQGVDLAAAYPEAGKKAGDFAYLYFVQEYMPAGMVGLLVAAMFAATMSSMDSGLNRNSGIFVKNFYEPIVRKGTASEKELVTVSKITSAVFGIAIILIAQFINSLKGLSLFDTMMYVGALIGFPMTIPAFLGFFIKKTPDWAGWGTLVVGGIVSYYVGFVVNAEMVSSVFGLEELTSREWSDVKVAIGLIAHITLTGGFFILSTLFYKPLTEKRQADVDKFFGNLSTPLVAESAEQKVLDNKQREMLGKLIAVAGVGIMLMALLTNPMWGRLVFILCGVIVGGVGVLLVKAVDDGGKQAKAVTES, encoded by the coding sequence ATGGAACTCAACACGATTATTGTCGGCATTTATTTCCTATTCTTGATTGCGATAGGTTGGATGTTTAGAACATTTACAAGTACCACCAGTGACTACTTCCGCGGGGGCGGTAACATGTTGTGGTGGATGGTTGGTGCAACCGCCTTTATGACCCAGTTTAGTGCATGGACATTCACCGGTGCGGCAGGTAAAGCGTATAACGATGGTTTTGCAGTAGCGGTTATCTTCATAGCTAACGCATTTGGCTACTTCATGAACTTCGCATACTTTGCTCCAAAGTTCCGTCAACTACGTGTAGTAACGGTAATCGAAGCAATTCGTATGCGTTTCGGTGCGACTAACGAACAAGTGTTCACTTGGTCTTCAATGCCAAACAGTGTTGTTTCTGCTGGTGTATGGTTAAACGCACTAGCAATCATCGCTTCTGGTATCTTCGGTTTCGACATGACAGCAACTATCTGGATTACCGGTTTGGTTGTATTGGCAATGTCTGTAACGGGTGGCTCATGGGCGGTAATCGCATCTGACTTTATGCAGATGGTTATCATCATGGCAGTAACCGTGACATGTGCTGTTGTTGCTGTTGTTCAAGGTGGCGGTGTTGGTGAAATCGTGAATAACTTCCCTGTAGCGGAAGGCGGTTCTTTCCTTTCTGGTAACAACATTAACTACTTAAGCATCTTCAGCATTTGGGCATTCTTCATCTTCGTGAAGCAGTTCTCTATTACTAACAACATGCTTAACTCTTACCGTTACCTAGCGGCTAAAGACTCAAAGAACGCGAAGAAAGCAGCGCTACTAGCGTGTGTGCTAATGCTTTGTGGTGTATTTATCTGGTTCATGCCTTCTTGGTACATTGCAGGTCAAGGTGTCGACCTAGCGGCGGCTTACCCAGAAGCAGGTAAGAAAGCGGGTGACTTTGCTTACCTATACTTTGTACAAGAATACATGCCAGCAGGTATGGTTGGCCTTCTAGTTGCGGCGATGTTTGCAGCGACAATGTCTTCAATGGATTCTGGTCTAAACCGTAACTCAGGTATCTTTGTTAAGAACTTCTATGAACCAATCGTTCGTAAAGGTACGGCTAGCGAAAAAGAACTAGTAACGGTTTCTAAGATTACTTCTGCCGTGTTTGGTATTGCTATCATCCTTATTGCACAGTTCATCAACTCGCTTAAAGGTTTGAGCCTGTTCGATACAATGATGTATGTAGGCGCACTTATCGGCTTCCCAATGACAATTCCTGCATTCCTTGGCTTCTTTATTAAGAAGACTCCGGACTGGGCTGGTTGGGGTACGCTAGTGGTTGGTGGTATTGTTTCTTACTACGTAGGTTTCGTTGTTAACGCTGAAATGGTGTCTTCAGTCTTCGGTCTAGAAGAGCTAACAAGCCGTGAATGGTCTGATGTTAAGGTAGCTATTGGTCTGATTGCTCACATTACACTAACAGGTGGTTTCTTCATCCTATCAACTCTGTTCTACAAGCCATTAACTGAGAAGCGTCAAGCAGACGTTGATAAGTTCTTCGGCAACCTGTCTACTCCATTAGTTGCGGAGTCAGCAGAACAGAAAGTACTGGATAACAAACAGCGTGAAATGCTTGGTAAACTGATTGCGGTAGCGGGTGTCGGTATCATGCTAATGGCTCTACTTACTAACCCAATGTGGGGACGTCTAGTCTTCATTCTTTGTGGTGTGATTGTTGGTGGTGTTGGTGTCTTACTGGTTAAAGCGGTCGATGACGGCGGCAAGCAAGCGAAAGCAGTAACCGAAAGCTAA
- the phnC gene encoding phosphonate ABC transporter ATP-binding protein, protein MSTLTLKGLTKHYSSSDKALTNVSLSVNAGEVVGLIGPSGAGKSTLIRCINRLTEPTSGEVIFSNTNLETLSKRQLRQSRREIGMIFQEYALIERLTVMENVLSGRLGYVNFWQSFTRRFPESDIQAAYALLDRVGLLEHANKRADALSGGQRQRVGIARALAQKPKLLLIDEPTAALDPRTARQIMRLISEICSEQQLPAIINIHDVQLAKQFVDRVVGLNAGCVVFDDKPNLLTEDVLTQIYGEEDWSQQAEEEADDLIITSPRLSEATI, encoded by the coding sequence ATGTCTACTCTTACCCTTAAAGGGCTTACCAAGCACTACTCCAGTTCTGATAAAGCCCTTACCAACGTTAGCTTGTCGGTCAATGCCGGTGAAGTGGTTGGTTTAATTGGTCCATCTGGTGCGGGTAAATCAACGCTTATCCGTTGTATTAATCGGCTCACCGAGCCCACCAGCGGCGAAGTGATCTTTTCCAATACCAATCTAGAGACGCTGTCTAAGCGACAACTGAGACAATCACGCCGTGAAATCGGGATGATTTTCCAAGAGTACGCGCTGATTGAGCGTTTGACGGTGATGGAAAACGTACTTTCAGGACGTTTGGGTTACGTGAATTTCTGGCAAAGCTTTACTCGTCGTTTCCCTGAGTCGGATATCCAAGCCGCTTATGCGCTACTCGACCGTGTTGGATTGTTAGAACACGCCAATAAAAGGGCCGATGCTCTGTCGGGTGGTCAGCGTCAACGTGTTGGTATTGCACGTGCACTTGCTCAGAAACCGAAATTACTGTTGATTGATGAACCAACGGCCGCACTTGATCCACGTACAGCGCGCCAAATCATGCGACTGATCAGTGAGATTTGTTCAGAGCAACAGCTCCCTGCCATCATCAATATTCACGATGTTCAATTAGCAAAGCAGTTTGTTGACCGTGTTGTCGGCTTAAATGCGGGTTGTGTCGTATTTGATGACAAACCAAACCTGCTCACTGAAGATGTTTTAACGCAAATCTACGGTGAAGAAGACTGGAGTCAACAAGCAGAAGAAGAGGCCGATGACCTAATCATCACGAGCCCTCGCCTGTCTGAGGCAACAATATGA
- a CDS encoding fumarylacetoacetate hydrolase family protein, protein MKWLLAIVTISGVALAAENNSVEVSSEHFVRYQYQDKVSYGKLDNDVVLPVSGDIFGEYSVAKNSIPLESVEVLLPTKPEKVFAVGMNFASHLASPADAPPPMFLKLPSSLTLTGEVIQVPAKARNVHFEGELVVVIGRELSQASEEEAEQAIFGVTVGNDITERSWQGADLQWLRAKASDGFGPVGNTIVRGVDYNNVELTTRVNGKVVQQENTSFMIHKPRKVVSYLSHYFTLKPGDLIFMGTPGRTYALSDKDQVSVTIEGVGTVVNEVRF, encoded by the coding sequence ATGAAGTGGTTATTGGCAATAGTTACGATATCTGGCGTCGCATTGGCGGCAGAAAATAACAGTGTTGAGGTGAGCAGTGAGCATTTTGTCCGTTATCAATACCAAGACAAAGTCAGCTATGGAAAGCTAGACAATGACGTTGTGTTACCGGTCAGCGGCGATATCTTTGGAGAATATTCGGTAGCAAAAAATTCGATCCCGTTAGAGTCGGTAGAGGTGTTACTGCCGACAAAACCAGAGAAAGTCTTCGCTGTCGGAATGAACTTCGCTAGCCATTTAGCCTCACCTGCCGATGCACCACCGCCGATGTTTCTTAAACTTCCTTCCTCTTTGACTCTCACGGGCGAAGTGATTCAAGTGCCAGCAAAAGCAAGAAATGTTCATTTTGAAGGCGAGCTGGTGGTTGTGATTGGTAGAGAGCTCAGCCAAGCCAGTGAAGAAGAAGCCGAGCAAGCGATCTTTGGTGTCACGGTGGGCAACGATATTACGGAAAGAAGTTGGCAAGGCGCCGATTTACAATGGCTCCGAGCGAAAGCTTCGGATGGTTTTGGCCCGGTTGGCAACACAATTGTGCGCGGCGTTGATTACAACAATGTTGAGTTGACCACTCGTGTTAACGGCAAAGTGGTTCAACAAGAAAATACTTCGTTCATGATTCACAAGCCACGAAAAGTCGTGAGCTATTTGAGCCACTATTTTACCCTCAAACCGGGCGATCTTATTTTTATGGGAACACCAGGCAGAACCTATGCTCTGTCCGACAAAGATCAAGTGAGTGTCACGATTGAAGGAGTAGGGACTGTGGTCAACGAAGTGCGGTTCTGA
- a CDS encoding DUF4962 domain-containing protein — MSDQKSLDAIRKMKLENDTSAGNLVDLLPIEVQTRDFDLSFLDNLSEARPRLLVQADQLEEFKAKVKADEAHCMFDDFYNNSTVKFLETAPFEEPQAYPAETVGKASLWRPYWRQMYVDCQMALNATRNLAIAGVVKEDEALIAKAKAWTLKLSTYDPEGVTSRGYNDEAAFRVIAAMAWGYDWLHGYFTDEERQQVQDALIERLDEIMHHLKVTVDLLNNPLNSHGVRSISSAIIPTCIALYHDHPKAGEYIAYALEYYAVHYPPWGGVDGGWAEGPDYWNTQTAFLGEAFDLLKAYCGVDMFNKTFYENTGDFPLYCMPVHSKRASFCDQSSIGDFPGLKLAYNIKHYAGVNQKPEYVWYYNQLKGRDTEAHTKFYNFGWWDFGYDDLRFNFLWDAPEEKAPSNDPLLKVFPITGWAAFHNKMTERDNHIHMVFKCSPFGSISHSHGDQNAFTLHAFGETLASVTGYYGGFGVDMHTKWRRQTFSKNLPLFGGKGQYGENKNTGYENHQDRFCIEAGGNISDFDTESDVKMVEGDATASYKYFVPEIESYKRKVWFVQGKVFVMQDKATLSEEKDMTWLMHTTFANDVADKSFTIRGEVAHLDVNFINESADNITSVKNVEGFGEVDPYEFKDLEIHRHVEVEFKPSKEHNILTLLVPNKNEGEQVEVSHKLEGNTLLLNVDGETVSIEL, encoded by the coding sequence ATGAGCGACCAAAAATCTCTTGATGCAATCAGGAAGATGAAGCTGGAGAATGATACTTCAGCAGGTAATCTTGTAGACCTACTCCCTATCGAAGTTCAAACACGTGACTTCGACCTATCATTCCTAGACAACTTGAGCGAAGCACGTCCACGTCTTCTTGTTCAAGCAGATCAGTTAGAAGAATTCAAAGCGAAAGTGAAAGCTGATGAAGCTCACTGCATGTTTGATGATTTCTACAATAACTCGACAGTTAAGTTCCTTGAGACTGCTCCTTTCGAAGAGCCTCAAGCGTACCCAGCTGAGACGGTAGGTAAAGCTTCTCTATGGCGTCCTTACTGGCGTCAAATGTACGTTGATTGCCAAATGGCACTGAACGCGACACGTAACCTAGCAATTGCTGGTGTTGTGAAAGAAGACGAAGCGCTAATTGCTAAAGCAAAAGCTTGGACTCTAAAACTGTCTACGTACGATCCAGAAGGCGTGACTTCTCGTGGCTATAACGATGAAGCGGCTTTCCGTGTTATCGCGGCTATGGCTTGGGGTTACGACTGGCTACACGGCTACTTCACAGATGAAGAACGTCAGCAAGTTCAAGATGCTTTGATTGAGCGTCTAGACGAAATCATGCACCACCTGAAAGTGACGGTTGATCTATTGAACAACCCACTGAACAGCCACGGTGTTCGTTCTATCTCTTCTGCTATCATCCCAACGTGTATCGCGCTTTACCACGATCACCCGAAAGCAGGCGAGTACATTGCATACGCTCTAGAATACTACGCAGTACACTACCCACCATGGGGCGGTGTAGACGGCGGTTGGGCTGAAGGTCCTGACTACTGGAACACACAAACTGCATTCCTAGGCGAAGCGTTCGATCTATTGAAAGCATACTGTGGCGTAGACATGTTCAACAAAACATTCTACGAAAACACAGGTGATTTCCCGCTTTACTGCATGCCAGTTCACTCTAAGCGCGCGAGCTTCTGTGACCAGTCTTCAATCGGTGATTTCCCTGGCCTAAAACTGGCTTACAACATCAAGCACTACGCAGGTGTTAACCAGAAGCCTGAGTATGTTTGGTACTACAACCAACTGAAAGGCCGTGATACTGAAGCGCACACAAAATTCTACAACTTCGGTTGGTGGGACTTCGGTTACGACGATCTTCGCTTTAACTTCCTTTGGGATGCACCTGAAGAGAAAGCACCATCGAATGATCCACTGTTGAAAGTATTCCCAATCACGGGTTGGGCTGCATTCCACAACAAGATGACTGAGCGTGATAACCATATTCACATGGTATTCAAATGTTCTCCGTTTGGCTCAATCAGCCACTCTCACGGTGACCAAAACGCATTTACGCTTCACGCATTTGGTGAAACGCTAGCGTCAGTAACAGGTTACTACGGTGGTTTCGGTGTTGATATGCACACGAAATGGCGTCGTCAAACGTTCTCTAAGAACCTTCCACTATTTGGCGGTAAAGGTCAGTACGGCGAGAACAAGAACACGGGCTACGAAAACCACCAAGATCGCTTCTGTATCGAAGCGGGCGGCAACATCTCTGATTTCGACACTGAATCTGATGTGAAGATGGTTGAAGGTGATGCGACAGCGTCTTACAAGTACTTCGTTCCTGAAATTGAATCTTACAAGCGTAAGGTCTGGTTTGTTCAAGGTAAAGTGTTCGTAATGCAAGACAAGGCAACGCTTTCTGAAGAGAAAGACATGACTTGGCTAATGCACACAACTTTCGCAAACGACGTGGCAGACAAGTCTTTCACTATCCGTGGCGAAGTTGCACACCTAGACGTAAACTTCATCAACGAGTCTGCTGACAACATCACTTCAGTTAAGAACGTTGAAGGTTTTGGCGAAGTTGACCCATACGAGTTCAAAGATCTTGAAATCCACCGTCACGTTGAAGTGGAATTCAAGCCATCGAAAGAGCACAACATCCTGACGCTTCTTGTTCCTAATAAGAACGAAGGCGAGCAAGTTGAAGTGTCTCACAAGCTTGAAGGCAACACGCTGTTGCTCAATGTTGACGGTGAAACGGTTTCAATTGAACTGTAA
- the phnE gene encoding phosphonate ABC transporter, permease protein PhnE yields MSTLNETPTSAINRTQWQRYDSKQSLMLWLGWLCFVALTVFAWQVMNKDTIWYFVTDSPNQFADISSRMWPPRWSYLESLWSPLWDTINIATLGTLLGIVLAFPVAFLAARNTTPSMTFIRPIALFIIAASRSINSLIWALLLVAIIGPGLLAGIIAIALRSIGFVAKLMYEAIEEVNATQMSAIQSTGASPLQVLNYGILPQVMPSFIGTSLFRWDINIRESTVLGLVGAGGIGLKLQESMAMLAWPQVTVIFCAILVTVIFSEWVAAKARKALI; encoded by the coding sequence ATGAGCACGCTAAATGAAACACCGACAAGCGCCATCAATCGTACCCAATGGCAGCGTTACGATAGTAAACAGAGCCTCATGCTTTGGCTGGGCTGGCTTTGCTTTGTTGCTTTGACAGTATTCGCATGGCAAGTCATGAACAAAGATACGATTTGGTACTTTGTGACCGACTCACCGAATCAATTTGCTGATATATCTTCACGTATGTGGCCACCAAGATGGAGCTACTTGGAGTCTCTTTGGAGCCCGTTGTGGGACACCATTAACATCGCGACACTTGGCACACTGTTAGGGATCGTACTCGCGTTTCCAGTAGCGTTCTTAGCGGCACGTAATACAACGCCAAGCATGACGTTTATCAGACCTATCGCGCTGTTCATCATCGCGGCAAGTCGTTCAATTAACTCGTTAATTTGGGCATTGTTATTGGTAGCAATCATCGGCCCAGGCTTGTTGGCCGGTATCATTGCGATAGCGCTACGTTCAATTGGCTTCGTGGCGAAGTTAATGTATGAAGCGATTGAAGAAGTGAACGCAACACAGATGTCAGCAATCCAATCGACCGGAGCTTCTCCGCTGCAGGTATTGAACTACGGCATTCTTCCGCAAGTGATGCCAAGTTTCATCGGCACGAGCTTGTTCCGTTGGGATATCAATATTCGTGAGTCTACGGTTTTAGGCTTGGTCGGCGCTGGCGGTATCGGCTTGAAATTGCAAGAATCGATGGCGATGCTGGCATGGCCTCAAGTGACTGTGATTTTCTGTGCGATTCTGGTGACGGTCATCTTCTCCGAATGGGTGGCAGCCAAAGCAAGAAAAGCCCTTATCTAA